A region of Rhodamnia argentea isolate NSW1041297 chromosome 9, ASM2092103v1, whole genome shotgun sequence DNA encodes the following proteins:
- the LOC115752981 gene encoding protein NRT1/ PTR FAMILY 4.5-like gives MDLETREKPELVKGKVDWKGRTALRHKHGGMRIGLLILATFGFEQMATIALAVNLVTYFNGVLHYDFADAANQLTNFMGSSYILSIVVAALADMYMGRFNATLISGCVEFLGLALLTVQAHYPGLRPPTCNIFNPTAHCEKVGGGNAALFFIALYLLAVGSAGIKAALPAHGADQFDDKDPREARSMSSFFNLVLLIVCLGGAASLTLIVWIQDNKGWDRGFGLSTIAMFLGVVLFTLGSPMHWIQPVQGTNTIVEIVQVYVAAIRNRKLQLPEDPAELYEIDKDAEAAGEEEFLPHRDTFRFLDKAAVKDTPALQHRQSESQNPWKMCRMTQVESAKIVLGMLPIFCCTIIMTLCLAQLQTFSIQQGLTMDTSIGSFKIPPASLPIIPVSFLIIIVPVYDRLIVPFARKITGHPTGITHLQRIGVGLVLSSISMAVAATVEVKRKKVARDHGMLDAIPVAQPLPMSVFWLSFQYFIFGIADMFTYVGLLELFYSEAPKGIKSLSTCFLWCSMALGFFFSSILVKIVNRATEGVTRSGGWLAGNNINRNHLNLFYMLLSILSISNFFVYLFAASRYKYRPRIVPVVSN, from the exons ATGGACCTCGAAACAAGG GAGAAGCCGGAGCTCGTCAAAGGGAAGGTGGATTGGAAGGGAAGAACGGCTCTAAGGCATAAACATGGAGGAATGCGAATTGGTTTGCTTATTCTCG CCACTTTCGGGTTTGAGCAGATGGCGACTATTGCGCTGGCTGTGAACTTGGTGACATACTTCAACGGGGTCTTGCACTATGACTTTGCCGATGCCGCCAACCAGCTCACCAACTTCATGGGCTCTTCCTACATTCTGTCCATTGTTGTGGCCGCCTTAGCAGACATGTACATGGGCAGATTCAATGCCACTCTCATTTCAGGCTGCGTCGAATTCTTG GGACTGGCATTACTAACTGTACAAGCTCACTATCCCGGGCTTCGTCCACCAACGTGCAACATATTCAACCCTACAGCTCACTGCGAAAAAGTTGGGGGCGGAAATGCTGCTCTTTTCTTCATCGCGTTGTACCTGTTGGCTGTTGGTTCAGCCGGAATCAAAGCTGCGTTGCCAGCCCACGGAGCTGACCAGTTTGACGATAAGGACCCTAGGGAAGCAAGGAGCATGTCGAGCTTCTTCAACTTGGTGTTGCTAATAGTGTGTCTCGGTGGCGCAGCTAGTTTGACACTCATCGTGTGGATACAGGACAACAAAGGATGGGACAGGGGCTTTGGGTTATCTACTATAGCCATGTTCTTGGGCGTGGTGTTATTCACATTAGGATCGCCGATGCACTGGATACAGCCCGTTCAAGGAACCAATACAATTGTCGAAATCGTCCAG GTATATGTTGCCGCGATTCGAAATAGAAAGCTTCAACTCCCTGAGGACCCAGCGGAGCTGTACGAGATTGACAAAGATGCGGAAGCTGCTGGAGAAGAAGAGTTTCTACCTCACAGAGATACTTTCAG GTTTCTAGACAAGGCGGCCGTGAAGGATACACCAGCACTGCAACACAGGCAATCCGAATCTCAGAACCCATGGAAGATGTGCCGGATGACACAAGTGGAGAGTGCAAAAATCGTTCTCGGCATGCTTCCAATCTTCTGCTGCACTATTATCATGACCCTTTGCCTGGCTCAGCTCCAGACCTTCTCCATCCAACAGGGCCTAACAATGGATACAAGCATAGGTTCGTTCAAGATCCCACCAGCCTCGCTCCCCATCATCCCGGTATCCTTCCTCATCATCATAGTCCCCGTTTACGACCGGTTGATCGTCCCATTTGCCAGGAAAATCACAGGCCACCCGACAGGCATAACCCACCTGCAGAGAATAGGTGTCGGGCTTGTTCTATCATCGATCTCGATGGCCGTGGCTGCGACAGTGGAGGTGAAGCGGAAAAAGGTGGCCCGCGACCATGGCATGCTTGATGCAATACCTGTCGCTCAGCCGCTGCCCATGAGCGTGTTCTGGCTCTCCTTCCAGTACTTCATCTTTGGGATCGCTGACATGTTCACGTATGTCGGACTCCTAGAGTTATTCTACTCCGAGGCGCCAAAGGGGATCAAGTCGCTCTCGACCTGCTTCCTGTGGTGCTCCATGGCGCTTGGATTTTTCTTCAGCAGCATATTGGTCAAGATTGTGAACAGGGCAACAGAGGGCGTGACCAGGAGTGGCGGTTGGCTTGCAGGGAACAACATTAATAGGAACCATTTGAATCTGTTCTATATGCTGCTTTCAATCCTGAGTATTAGCAACTTCTTCGTGTACCTGTTTGCTGCTAGCAGGTACAAGTATAGACCTCGAATAGTGCCTGTTGTCTCCAACTAG